One Vigna unguiculata cultivar IT97K-499-35 chromosome 11, ASM411807v1, whole genome shotgun sequence DNA window includes the following coding sequences:
- the LOC114170632 gene encoding peroxidase P7-like, with translation MSSINKSFFVIVSMLSLLAFSSNAQLSPSFYARTCPKLQSIVRTTMRQAVATEPRMAASILRLFFHSCLQGCDASILLDDNATFTGEKNALPNINSLRGFEVIDDIKTNVEAACDATVSCADILALATRDGVVRLGGPSWIVPLGRRDARTASQSAANSQIPSPFSNLSTLITAFGSKGLTARDLIALSGAHTIGQAQCQSFRNRIYNSTNIDPNFATTRRANCPISGGNSNLAPLDLVTPTDFDNEYYTNLLNQRGLLHSDQELFNGGSQDALVRTYAANTITFLKDFAAAMVKMGNISPLTGTNGEIRRNCRVVN, from the exons ATGTCTTCCATTAACAAGTCTTTCTTTGTTATAGTTTCTATGCTTTCTCTTTTGGCCTTTTCAAGCAATGCACAACTTTCTCCCTCCTTTTATGCCAGAACTTGCCCCAAACTTCAAAGCATAGTGCGCACTACAATGAGACAAGCCGTTGCCACAGAACCTAGGATGGCTGCCTCTATTCTTCGCTTGTTCTTTCATTC TTGTTTGCAGGGCTGTGATGCATCAATTTTATTGGACGACAATGCAACATTCACAGGAGAGAAAAATGCATTACCTAACATAAATTCATTGAGGGGCTTCGAAGTTATTGATGACATTAAAACCAACGTTGAAGCTGCTTGCGATGCCACTGTGTCTTGTGCTGATATTCTTGCCCTTGCCACAAGAGATGGAGTAGTGCGG CTAGGAGGACCCTCATGGATAGTGCCTCTAGGAAGAAGAGATGCAAGAACAGCAAGTCAAAGTGCAGCCAACAGCCAAATCCCTTCACCTTTCTCAAACCTCTCCACCCTGATAACCGCGTTCGGATCTAAAGGTCTCACAGCAAGGGACCTAATAGCGCTCTCAGGAGCCCACACAATTGGCCAAGCACAATGCCAATCCTTCAGAAATCGTATATACAACTCAACCAACATTGATCCAAACTTTGCCACCACAAGAAGGGCCAATTGTCCTATTTCTGGAGGGAACTCCAATCTGGCCCCTCTTGACCTTGTCACACCAACCGATTTTGACAACGAGTACTACACTAACCTTTTGAACCAACGTGGCCTTCTCCACTCTGACCAAGAGCTTTTCAATGGTGGCTCTCAAGATGCCCTTGTGAGGACCTATGCTGCCAATACTATTACCTTTTTAAAGGACTTTGCTGCTGCCATGGTGAAGATGGGCAACATTAGTCCTCTCACTGGGACCAATGGGGAGATAAGAAGGAACTGCAGGGTGGTGAATTGA